Proteins encoded by one window of Halobacteriovorax sp. GB3:
- a CDS encoding ChaN family lipoprotein: MMKLLLLSLAFSAFSTFAQVESVSKIYSFTAKEMISYEDFAEETSSQSHFVLGEYHSSPAIQKAQSEFIEKTVTLFEKANDFSVGWEFLEYADQIHSEQVFSKIDELDANTFFTELLSPKNIDYYMPYHPILLVTKKLGGELIALNEKREIKRIIVKEGMDKLPSQYLPPNYKIGSKAYLERFKKAMGNHTPDEMIMPYFEAQCFTDSVMAYQFIKNATRTLRYTVVGSFHSDYKDGYVRELKRISNEQPIITLKFVKRSDYDEKSWNDLISDGAISDYLIIAP; encoded by the coding sequence ATGATGAAACTACTGCTTCTCTCACTCGCCTTCAGCGCTTTTTCAACATTTGCACAAGTAGAGTCAGTTTCAAAAATCTATTCCTTTACAGCGAAAGAAATGATTTCTTACGAAGACTTCGCTGAAGAAACCTCTTCTCAATCTCATTTCGTTTTAGGTGAATACCACTCGAGCCCGGCAATTCAAAAGGCCCAGTCTGAATTCATAGAGAAAACAGTCACTCTTTTTGAAAAAGCTAATGACTTTAGTGTAGGTTGGGAATTTTTAGAATATGCCGATCAAATTCATAGTGAGCAGGTCTTCTCAAAAATTGATGAGCTCGATGCAAACACCTTCTTTACAGAACTCTTATCGCCTAAAAATATTGATTACTATATGCCTTACCACCCTATTTTATTAGTAACAAAGAAGCTTGGTGGAGAACTGATCGCACTCAATGAAAAACGCGAAATTAAGCGAATTATTGTCAAAGAGGGCATGGATAAACTTCCCTCTCAATACTTGCCACCAAACTATAAGATTGGAAGCAAGGCCTACCTAGAGAGATTTAAAAAGGCCATGGGCAATCACACTCCTGATGAGATGATCATGCCCTATTTTGAGGCCCAATGCTTCACAGACTCAGTCATGGCCTATCAATTCATAAAAAATGCAACACGTACTCTTCGCTACACTGTTGTTGGCAGTTTTCACAGCGACTATAAAGATGGTTATGTACGCGAGTTAAAGCGCATTTCAAATGAGCAACCTATCATTACATTGAAGTTTGTTAAAAGATCTGATTACGATGAAAAAAGTTGGAATGATCTTATTAGTGACGGAGCTATTTCAGATTATCTCATCATAGCTCCGTAA